Proteins encoded by one window of Burkholderia plantarii:
- the rpoC gene encoding DNA-directed RNA polymerase subunit beta' codes for MKALLDLFKQVQQEEVFDAIKIGLASPDKIRSWSFGEVKKPETINYRTFKPERDGLFCAKIFGPIKDYECLCGKYKRLKHRGVICEKCGVEVTLAKVRRERMGHIELASPVAHIWFLKSLPSRLGMVLDMTLRDIERVLYFEAYVVIEPGMTPLKARQIMTEEDYYNKVEEYGDEFRAEMGAEGVRELLRAINIDEQVETLRTELKNTGSEAKIKKYAKRLKVLEAFQRSGIKPEWMILEVLPVLPPELRPLVPLDGGRFATSDLNDLYRRVINRNNRLKRLLELKAPEIIVRNEKRMLQEAVDSLLDNGRRGKAMTGANKRPLKSLADMIKGKGGRFRQNLLGKRVDYSGRSVIVVGPTLKLHQCGLPKLMALELFKPFIFNKLEVMGVATTIKAAKKEVENQTPVVWDILEEVIREHPVMLNRAPTLHRLGIQAFEPVLIEGKAIQLHPLVCAAFNADFDGDQMAVHVPLSLEAQMEARTLMLASNNVLFPANGDPSIVPSQDIVLGLYYATREAVNGKGEGMSFTGVSEVLRAYENKEVELASRVNVRITEMVHNEDKSEGAPQFVPKISLYATTVGRAILSEILPAGLPFSVLNKPLKKKEISRLINTAFRKCGLRATVVFADQLMQSGFRLATRAGISICVDDMLVPPQKEVIVGDAAKKVKEYDRQYMSGLVTAQERYNNVVDIWSATSEAVGKAMMEQLSTEPVTDRDGNATRQESFNSIYMMADSGARGSAVQIRQLAGMRGLMAKPDGSIIETPITANFREGLNVLQYFISTHGARKGLADTALKTANSGYLTRRLVDVTQDLVVVEDDCGTSNGVAMKALVEGGEVVEALRDRILGRVAVADVVNPETQETLYESGTLLDETAVEEIERLGIDEVRVRTALTCETRYGLCAACYGRDLGRGSLVNVGEAVGVIAAQSIGEPGTQLTMRTFHIGGAASRAAVASSVEAKSNGVVRFTATMRYVTNAKGEQIVISRSGEAMITDDIGRERERHKIPYGATLLQLDGDTIKAGTQLATWDPLTRPIITEYGGTVKFENVEEGVTVAKQIDDVTGLSTLVVIDVKRRGSQASKSVRPQVKLLDASGEEVKIPNTEHSVQIGFQVGALITVKDGQQVQVGEVLARIPTEAQKTRDITGGLPRVAELFEARSPKDAGILAEVTGTTSFGKDTKGKQRLVITDLEGNQHEFLIAKEKQVLVHDAQVVNKGEMIVDGPADPHDILRLQGIEALSRYIVDEVQDVYRLQGVKINDKHIEVIVRQMLRRVQITDNGDTRFIPGEQVERSDMLDENDRMIAEDKRPATYENILLGITKASLSTDSFISAASFQETTRVLTEAAIMGKRDDLRGLKENVIVGRLIPAGTGLAFHKARRNKEVSDRERFDQIAQEEAFEFGIPETPAAADPTDAVESQQHPSAE; via the coding sequence ATGAAAGCTCTGCTCGATCTATTCAAGCAAGTCCAACAGGAAGAAGTTTTCGACGCGATCAAGATCGGTCTGGCTTCGCCGGACAAGATCCGTTCGTGGTCGTTCGGCGAGGTCAAGAAGCCGGAAACGATCAACTACCGCACCTTCAAGCCGGAGCGGGATGGTCTGTTCTGCGCGAAGATCTTCGGGCCGATCAAGGATTACGAGTGCCTGTGCGGCAAGTACAAGCGCCTCAAGCACCGCGGCGTGATCTGCGAGAAGTGCGGCGTCGAGGTGACGCTCGCCAAGGTGCGTCGCGAGCGCATGGGCCACATCGAGTTGGCCTCGCCCGTCGCGCACATCTGGTTCCTGAAGTCGCTGCCGTCGCGTCTGGGCATGGTGCTCGACATGACGCTGCGCGACATCGAACGCGTGCTGTACTTCGAAGCCTACGTGGTGATCGAACCGGGCATGACGCCGCTGAAGGCGCGGCAGATCATGACCGAGGAGGATTACTACAACAAGGTCGAGGAATACGGTGACGAATTCCGCGCCGAGATGGGCGCGGAAGGCGTGCGCGAGCTGCTGCGCGCGATCAACATCGACGAACAGGTCGAGACGCTGCGCACCGAGCTGAAGAACACCGGCTCGGAAGCGAAGATCAAGAAGTACGCGAAGCGCCTGAAGGTCCTCGAGGCATTCCAGCGCTCCGGCATCAAGCCCGAGTGGATGATCCTCGAAGTGCTGCCGGTGCTGCCGCCGGAACTGCGTCCGCTGGTGCCGCTCGACGGCGGCCGTTTCGCGACCTCGGACCTGAACGACCTGTATCGCCGCGTGATCAACCGGAACAACCGTCTGAAGCGTCTGCTCGAGCTGAAGGCGCCGGAGATCATCGTGCGCAACGAAAAGCGCATGCTGCAGGAAGCGGTCGATTCGCTGCTCGACAACGGTCGTCGCGGCAAGGCGATGACGGGCGCCAACAAGCGTCCGCTGAAGTCGCTCGCCGACATGATCAAGGGCAAGGGCGGCCGGTTCCGTCAGAACCTGCTGGGCAAGCGCGTCGACTACTCGGGCCGTTCGGTCATCGTGGTCGGCCCGACGCTGAAGCTGCACCAGTGCGGCCTGCCGAAGCTGATGGCGCTCGAGCTGTTCAAGCCGTTCATCTTCAACAAGCTGGAAGTGATGGGCGTCGCGACGACCATTAAGGCCGCGAAGAAGGAAGTCGAGAACCAGACGCCTGTGGTGTGGGACATCCTCGAAGAGGTGATCCGCGAGCACCCGGTGATGCTGAACCGTGCGCCGACGCTGCACCGTCTCGGCATCCAGGCGTTCGAGCCGGTCCTGATCGAAGGCAAGGCGATCCAGCTGCATCCGCTCGTCTGCGCGGCGTTCAACGCCGACTTCGACGGTGACCAGATGGCCGTCCACGTGCCGCTGTCGCTCGAAGCGCAGATGGAAGCGCGCACGCTGATGCTGGCGTCGAACAACGTGCTGTTCCCGGCCAACGGCGATCCGTCGATCGTGCCGTCCCAGGATATCGTGCTGGGCTTGTACTACGCCACGCGCGAAGCCGTCAACGGCAAGGGCGAGGGCATGTCGTTCACCGGCGTGTCGGAAGTCCTGCGCGCCTACGAGAACAAGGAAGTCGAGTTGGCCTCGCGCGTCAACGTGCGGATCACCGAAATGGTCCACAACGAGGACAAGTCGGAAGGCGCGCCGCAGTTCGTGCCGAAGATCTCGCTGTACGCGACCACCGTCGGCCGCGCGATCCTGTCGGAAATCCTGCCGGCCGGCCTGCCGTTCTCGGTGCTGAACAAGCCGCTGAAGAAGAAGGAAATCTCGCGCCTGATCAACACCGCGTTCCGCAAGTGCGGCCTGCGCGCGACCGTCGTGTTCGCCGACCAGCTGATGCAGTCGGGCTTCCGGCTCGCGACGCGCGCCGGCATCTCGATCTGCGTCGACGACATGCTGGTGCCGCCGCAGAAGGAAGTGATCGTCGGCGACGCCGCGAAGAAGGTGAAGGAGTACGACCGCCAGTACATGTCGGGTCTCGTCACCGCGCAGGAACGCTACAACAACGTGGTCGACATCTGGTCGGCGACCTCGGAAGCGGTCGGCAAGGCGATGATGGAGCAGCTGTCGACGGAGCCGGTGACGGACCGCGACGGCAATGCGACGCGCCAGGAATCGTTCAACTCGATCTACATGATGGCCGACTCGGGCGCGCGCGGTTCCGCGGTCCAGATCCGTCAGCTGGCCGGGATGCGCGGCCTGATGGCGAAGCCGGACGGCTCAATCATCGAGACGCCGATCACGGCGAACTTCCGCGAAGGCCTGAACGTGTTGCAGTACTTCATCTCGACCCACGGCGCACGTAAGGGTCTGGCTGATACGGCACTGAAGACGGCGAACTCCGGTTATCTGACGCGTCGTCTGGTCGACGTCACGCAGGATCTGGTGGTGGTCGAGGACGATTGCGGCACCTCGAACGGCGTGGCGATGAAGGCGCTGGTCGAAGGTGGTGAAGTGGTCGAAGCGCTGCGCGACCGGATTCTCGGCCGCGTCGCGGTGGCCGACGTCGTCAACCCGGAAACGCAGGAAACGCTGTACGAATCGGGCACGCTGCTCGACGAGACGGCGGTCGAGGAAATCGAACGCCTCGGCATCGACGAAGTGCGCGTGCGCACGGCGCTCACCTGCGAAACGCGCTACGGCCTCTGCGCGGCCTGCTACGGCCGCGACCTGGGCCGCGGCTCGCTCGTGAACGTCGGCGAAGCGGTCGGCGTGATCGCGGCGCAGTCGATCGGCGAGCCGGGCACGCAGCTGACGATGCGGACCTTCCACATCGGCGGCGCGGCATCGCGTGCGGCGGTTGCTTCGTCGGTCGAGGCGAAGAGCAACGGCGTGGTGCGCTTCACGGCGACCATGCGCTACGTGACGAACGCGAAGGGCGAGCAGATCGTCATCTCGCGCTCGGGCGAGGCGATGATCACCGACGACATCGGCCGCGAGCGCGAACGTCACAAGATCCCGTACGGCGCGACGCTGCTGCAGCTCGACGGCGACACCATCAAGGCCGGCACTCAGCTGGCCACGTGGGATCCGCTGACGCGCCCGATCATCACCGAGTACGGTGGTACGGTGAAGTTCGAGAACGTCGAGGAAGGCGTGACGGTCGCCAAGCAGATCGACGACGTGACGGGCCTTTCGACGCTCGTCGTGATCGACGTGAAGCGCCGCGGTTCGCAGGCTTCGAAGAGCGTGCGTCCGCAGGTGAAGCTGCTCGACGCGAGCGGCGAGGAAGTGAAGATCCCGAACACCGAGCACTCGGTGCAGATCGGCTTCCAGGTCGGCGCGCTGATCACCGTGAAGGACGGCCAGCAGGTGCAGGTCGGTGAAGTGCTGGCACGGATTCCGACCGAAGCGCAGAAGACGCGTGACATTACCGGCGGTCTGCCGCGGGTGGCCGAACTGTTCGAAGCGCGTTCGCCGAAGGACGCCGGCATTCTGGCGGAAGTCACCGGCACGACCTCGTTCGGCAAGGACACGAAGGGCAAGCAGCGTCTCGTCATCACGGATCTCGAGGGCAACCAGCACGAGTTCCTGATCGCGAAGGAAAAGCAGGTGCTGGTCCACGACGCCCAGGTCGTCAACAAGGGCGAAATGATCGTGGACGGTCCGGCCGATCCGCACGACATCCTGCGTCTGCAGGGTATCGAGGCGCTGTCGCGCTACATCGTCGACGAAGTGCAGGACGTGTACCGACTGCAAGGCGTGAAGATCAACGACAAGCACATCGAGGTGATCGTTCGCCAGATGCTGCGTCGGGTTCAGATCACCGACAACGGCGACACGCGCTTCATTCCGGGCGAGCAGGTCGAGCGTTCGGACATGCTTGACGAAAACGATCGCATGATCGCGGAAGACAAGCGTCCGGCGACCTACGAGAACATCCTGCTGGGTATCACGAAGGCATCGCTGTCGACGGATTCGTTCATCTCGGCGGCATCGTTCCAGGAAACGACGCGCGTGCTGACGGAAGCGGCGATCATGGGCAAGCGCGACGACCTGCGCGGCCTGAAGGAAAACGTGATCGTCGGCCGTCTGATCCCGGCCGGTACCGGTCTGGCGTTCCACAAGGCGCGCCGGAACAAGGAGGTCTCGGATCGCGAGCGTTTCGACCAGATCGCACAGGAAGAAGCGTTCGAGTTCGGCATTCCGGAAACCCCGGCGGCCGCCGATCCGACCGACGCGGTCGAATCGCAACAGCACCCGAGCGCGGAATAA
- the rpsL gene encoding 30S ribosomal protein S12 — translation MPTINQLVRKGRESETTKSKSPALQNCPQRRGVCTRVYTTTPKKPNSALRKVAKVRLTNGFEVISYIGGEGHNLQEHSVVLIRGGRVKDLPGVRYHMVRGSLDTQGVKDRKQARSKYGAKRAKAAK, via the coding sequence ATGCCAACCATCAACCAACTGGTTCGCAAAGGCCGTGAGTCGGAAACGACCAAGAGCAAGAGCCCGGCCCTGCAGAACTGCCCCCAGCGTCGCGGCGTGTGCACTCGCGTGTACACGACGACGCCGAAGAAGCCGAACTCGGCACTCCGTAAGGTCGCCAAGGTTCGTCTGACGAACGGCTTCGAAGTGATTTCGTACATCGGCGGTGAAGGCCACAACCTGCAGGAACACTCGGTTGTGCTTATCCGCGGCGGCCGTGTGAAGGATTTGCCGGGTGTGCGTTACCACATGGTTCGCGGCTCGCTCGATACGCAGGGCGTCAAGGACCGTAAGCAGGCGCGCTCGAAGTACGGCGCGAAGCGTGCGAAGGCTGCGAAGTAA
- the rpsG gene encoding 30S ribosomal protein S7, translating to MPRRREVPKREVLPDPKFGNVDVAKFMNMLMLSGKKSVAERIVYGAFEQIQTKGGKDPLEVFTVALNNVKPVVEVKSRRVGGANYQVPVEVRPSRRMALAMRWLREAAKKRSEKSMALRLAGELSEAAEGRGGAMKKRDEVHRMAEANRAFSHFRF from the coding sequence ATGCCGCGTCGTCGCGAAGTCCCCAAGCGGGAAGTGTTGCCGGATCCGAAGTTCGGTAACGTTGATGTTGCAAAATTCATGAACATGCTGATGCTGTCCGGCAAGAAGTCGGTCGCGGAACGCATCGTTTATGGCGCTTTCGAACAGATCCAGACCAAGGGTGGCAAGGACCCGCTGGAAGTGTTCACGGTCGCGCTGAACAACGTGAAGCCGGTGGTCGAAGTGAAGAGCCGTCGCGTTGGTGGTGCGAACTATCAGGTTCCGGTCGAAGTGCGCCCGTCGCGTCGTATGGCATTGGCGATGCGCTGGCTGCGTGAGGCCGCGAAGAAGCGTAGCGAAAAGTCGATGGCCCTGCGCCTCGCAGGTGAACTTTCCGAAGCGGCCGAAGGCCGCGGCGGCGCGATGAAGAAGCGCGACGAAGTTCACCGGATGGCGGAAGCCAACCGCGCGTTCTCGCATTTCCGCTTCTAA
- the recQ gene encoding DNA helicase RecQ: MSRALEILNEVFGYPAFRGQQGEIVEHVAAGGDCLVLMPTGGGKSLCYQIPALVRHEAGQGAGIVVSPLIALMQDQVAALTEVGVRAAYLNSTLSGAEAAATERALREGELDLLYVAPERLMTPRFLDLLERTRIGLFAIDEAHCVSQWGHDFRPEYIQLSVLHERFPYVPRVALTATADAITRDEIIHRLALDDARVFVSSFDRPNIRYRIVEKDNARSQLLDFIRAEHTNADGTTDAGVVYCLSRRKVEETAEWLKTQGVRALPYHAGMEFEIRQRHQEMFQREEGIVMCATIAFGMGIDKPDVRFVAHLDLPKSVEGYYQETGRAGRDGLPANAWMAYGLGDVVQQRKMIDESDADDAHKRVQTGKLDALLGLCETASCRRVRLLGYFGETSQPCGNCDTCLEPPDTWDATREAQMALSCVFRAQRASGFNFGASHLIEILRGAKTEKVQQRGHDTLSTFGIGAELSEPEWRAIFRQLVAFGYLAVDHGGFGALVLTAASKPVLKGEETVTLRRYVKPKSSRQSSTRSGARADPTAGMSARERACWERLRAWRAETAKSDGVPAYVIFHDATLAEIARNAPGSIDDLRHIPGIGARKLDRFGDEILEVVEAP, from the coding sequence ATGTCGCGCGCGCTCGAAATCCTGAACGAAGTTTTCGGTTATCCGGCCTTTCGCGGCCAGCAGGGCGAGATCGTCGAACACGTCGCGGCGGGTGGCGACTGTCTCGTGCTGATGCCCACCGGCGGCGGCAAGTCGCTCTGTTACCAGATCCCGGCGCTGGTGCGGCACGAGGCGGGGCAGGGCGCCGGCATCGTCGTGTCGCCGCTGATCGCGCTGATGCAGGACCAGGTCGCCGCGCTGACCGAGGTCGGCGTGCGCGCCGCGTACCTGAACTCGACGCTGTCCGGCGCCGAGGCGGCCGCCACCGAGCGCGCGCTGCGTGAAGGCGAGCTCGACCTGCTCTACGTGGCGCCCGAACGGCTCATGACGCCGCGTTTCCTCGACCTGCTCGAGCGCACGCGCATCGGGCTGTTCGCGATCGACGAGGCGCACTGCGTGTCGCAATGGGGGCATGATTTCCGCCCCGAATACATCCAGCTGTCGGTTCTGCACGAGCGCTTTCCGTATGTGCCGCGCGTCGCGCTGACGGCCACCGCCGACGCGATCACGCGCGACGAGATCATCCATCGCCTGGCGCTCGACGATGCGCGCGTGTTCGTGTCGAGCTTCGACCGGCCGAACATCCGCTACCGGATCGTCGAGAAGGACAACGCGCGCTCGCAGCTGCTCGATTTCATCCGCGCCGAGCACACCAACGCCGACGGCACGACCGACGCTGGCGTCGTCTACTGCCTGTCGCGCCGCAAGGTCGAGGAAACGGCCGAGTGGCTCAAGACCCAGGGGGTGCGCGCGCTGCCCTATCACGCCGGGATGGAGTTCGAGATCCGCCAGCGCCATCAGGAAATGTTCCAGCGCGAGGAAGGGATCGTGATGTGCGCGACGATCGCGTTCGGGATGGGGATCGACAAGCCCGACGTGCGCTTCGTGGCCCACCTCGACCTGCCCAAGAGCGTCGAGGGCTACTACCAGGAAACCGGCCGCGCGGGCCGCGACGGCCTGCCGGCCAACGCATGGATGGCCTACGGCCTCGGCGACGTGGTGCAGCAGCGCAAGATGATCGACGAGTCCGATGCCGACGACGCGCACAAGCGCGTGCAGACCGGCAAGCTCGACGCGCTGCTCGGCCTGTGCGAAACCGCCTCCTGCCGCCGCGTGCGCCTGCTCGGTTATTTCGGCGAGACCAGCCAGCCGTGCGGCAACTGCGACACCTGCCTCGAGCCGCCCGACACCTGGGACGCCACGCGCGAGGCGCAGATGGCGCTGTCGTGCGTATTCCGCGCGCAGCGCGCGAGCGGCTTCAACTTCGGCGCGAGCCACCTGATCGAGATCCTGCGCGGCGCGAAGACCGAGAAGGTCCAGCAACGCGGTCACGACACGCTGAGCACGTTCGGCATCGGCGCCGAGCTGTCCGAGCCCGAATGGCGCGCGATCTTCCGGCAGCTCGTGGCGTTCGGCTACCTGGCCGTCGATCACGGCGGCTTCGGCGCGCTGGTGCTGACCGCGGCGAGCAAGCCGGTGCTGAAGGGCGAGGAAACGGTCACGCTGCGCCGCTACGTGAAGCCGAAGAGTTCGCGGCAATCGTCCACGCGCAGCGGCGCGCGCGCCGATCCGACGGCCGGCATGTCGGCCCGCGAGCGTGCCTGCTGGGAGAGGCTGCGCGCCTGGCGCGCCGAGACGGCCAAGAGCGACGGCGTGCCCGCCTACGTGATCTTCCACGACGCCACGCTGGCCGAGATCGCGCGCAACGCGCCCGGATCGATCGACGACCTGCGCCACATCCCCGGCATTGGCGCGCGCAAGCTCGACCGCTTCGGCGACGAGATCCTCGAGGTCGTCGAAGCGCCCTGA
- the rpoB gene encoding DNA-directed RNA polymerase subunit beta — MQYSFTEKKRIRKSFAKRSIVHQVPFLLATQLESFSTFLQAEVSAAQRKSEGLQAAFTSVFPIVSHNGFARLEFVSYALSSPAFNIKECQQRGLTYCSALRAKVRLVLLDKESPSKPVVKEVKEQEVYMGEIPLMTPTGSFVINGTERVIVSQLHRSPGVFFEHDKGKTHSSGKLLFSARIIPYRGSWLDFEFDPKDVLYFRVDRRRKMPVTILLKAIGLTPEQILANFFVFDNFTLMDEGAQMEFVPERLRGEVARFDITDRDGKVIVQKDKRINAKHIRDLEAAKTKFISVPEDYLLGRVLAKNVVDGDTGEVIANANDEVTESVLDKLREAKIKDIQTIYTNDLDQGPYISSTLRVDETADKTAARIAIYRMMRPGEPPTEEAVEALFNRLFYSEDAYDLSKVGRMKFNRRVSRDEIVGPMTLQDDDILATIKILVELRNGKGEVDDIDHLGNRRVRCVGELAENQFRAGLVRVERAVKERLGQAESENLMPHDLINSKPISSAIREFFGSSQLSQFMDQTNPLSEITHKRRVSALGPGGLTRERAGFEVRDVHPTHYGRVCPIETPEGPNIGLINSLALYAHLNEYGFLETPYRKVTDSKVTDQIDYLSAIEEGRYVIAQANASVDEASGELTDELVSAREAGETMMVTPDRIQYMDVAPSQIVSVAASLIPFLEHDDANRALMGSNMQRQAVPCLRPEKPVVGTGIERTCAVDSGTTVQAERGGVVDYVDAGRIVIRVNDDEAVAGEVGVDIYNLIKYTRSNQNTNINQRPIVKMGDKVSRGDVLADGASTDLGELALGQNMLIAFMPWNGYNFEDSILISEKVVADDRYTSIHIEELNVVARDTKLGPEEITRDISNLAEVQLGRLDESGIVYIGAEVEAGDVLVGKVTPKGETQLTPEEKLLRAIFGEKASDVKDTSLRVPSGMSGTVIDVQVFTREGIVRDKRAQQIIDDELKRYRLDLNDQLRIVEGDAFQRLARMLDGKVANGGPKKLAKGTKIDQAYLSDLDHYHWFDIRLADEEAAAQLEAIKNSIEEKRHQFDLAFEEKRKKLTQGDELPPGVLKMVKVYLAVKRRLQPGDKMAGRHGNKGVVSKIVPVEDMPYMADGRPADVVLNPLGVPSRMNVGQVLEVHLGWAAKGLGWRIGEMLARQTKIEELRVFLTKIYNESGRAEDLDSFSDDEILELARNLREGVPFATPVFDGATEEEMSKMLDLAFPDEIAQQLGMTPSKNQVRLYDGRTGEAFERTVTVGYMHYLKLHHLVDDKMHARSTGPYSLVTQQPLGGKAQFGGQRFGEMEVWALEAYGASYVLQEMLTVKSDDVNGRTKVYENLVKGDHVIDAGMPESFNVLVKEIRSLGIDIDLDRN, encoded by the coding sequence ATGCAATATTCCTTCACCGAGAAGAAGCGTATTCGCAAGAGTTTCGCGAAGCGCTCCATCGTTCACCAAGTTCCTTTCCTGCTAGCCACTCAGCTTGAATCATTCAGCACGTTTCTGCAAGCTGAAGTGTCGGCAGCGCAACGTAAGTCCGAAGGCTTGCAAGCCGCCTTCACCTCCGTGTTCCCGATCGTCTCGCACAACGGTTTTGCTCGCCTCGAATTCGTGAGCTATGCGTTGTCGTCGCCGGCATTCAACATCAAGGAATGCCAGCAGCGAGGCCTCACCTATTGCTCCGCCCTGCGCGCCAAGGTGCGCCTGGTGCTGCTCGACAAGGAATCGCCGAGCAAGCCGGTCGTCAAGGAAGTGAAGGAGCAGGAAGTGTACATGGGCGAAATTCCGCTCATGACGCCGACCGGCTCGTTCGTCATCAATGGTACCGAGCGCGTGATCGTGTCGCAGCTCCACCGTTCGCCGGGCGTGTTCTTCGAGCACGACAAGGGCAAGACGCACAGCTCCGGCAAGCTGCTGTTCTCGGCACGGATCATCCCCTACCGCGGTTCGTGGCTCGACTTCGAATTCGATCCGAAGGACGTGCTGTACTTCCGCGTCGACCGTCGCCGCAAGATGCCGGTCACGATCCTGCTGAAGGCCATCGGCCTGACGCCGGAACAGATCCTCGCGAACTTCTTCGTGTTCGACAACTTCACGCTGATGGACGAAGGCGCACAGATGGAATTCGTGCCCGAGCGTCTGCGTGGCGAAGTCGCGCGCTTCGACATCACCGATCGTGATGGCAAGGTCATTGTCCAGAAGGACAAGCGCATCAACGCGAAGCACATCCGCGATCTCGAGGCCGCGAAGACGAAGTTCATCTCGGTGCCGGAAGACTATCTGCTCGGCCGCGTGCTGGCGAAGAACGTCGTGGACGGCGACACCGGCGAAGTGATCGCGAACGCGAACGACGAGGTCACGGAAAGCGTACTCGACAAGCTGCGCGAGGCGAAGATCAAGGACATCCAGACGATCTACACGAACGATCTGGACCAGGGGCCGTACATCTCCTCGACGCTGCGCGTCGACGAAACGGCCGACAAGACGGCCGCGCGCATCGCGATCTACCGCATGATGCGTCCGGGCGAGCCGCCGACGGAAGAAGCCGTCGAGGCGCTGTTCAACCGCCTGTTCTACAGCGAAGACGCCTACGACCTGTCGAAGGTCGGCCGCATGAAGTTCAACCGCCGCGTGAGCCGTGACGAGATCGTCGGCCCGATGACGCTGCAGGACGACGACATCCTCGCCACCATCAAGATCCTCGTCGAGCTGCGCAACGGCAAGGGCGAAGTGGACGACATCGATCACCTCGGCAACCGTCGCGTGCGTTGCGTCGGCGAACTGGCGGAGAACCAGTTCCGTGCCGGCCTGGTGCGTGTCGAGCGCGCGGTGAAGGAACGCCTCGGCCAGGCCGAGAGCGAAAACCTGATGCCGCACGACCTGATCAACTCGAAGCCGATTTCGTCGGCGATCCGCGAGTTCTTCGGTTCGTCGCAGCTCTCGCAGTTCATGGACCAGACCAACCCGCTGTCGGAAATCACGCACAAGCGCCGCGTTTCCGCACTCGGGCCGGGCGGTCTGACGCGCGAGCGCGCGGGCTTCGAAGTCCGCGACGTGCATCCGACCCACTATGGCCGCGTGTGCCCGATCGAGACGCCGGAAGGTCCGAACATCGGCCTGATCAACTCGCTGGCGCTGTACGCGCACCTGAACGAGTACGGTTTCCTCGAGACGCCGTACCGCAAGGTCACAGACAGCAAGGTGACCGACCAGATCGACTACCTGTCGGCGATCGAGGAAGGCCGCTACGTGATCGCGCAGGCGAACGCGTCGGTGGACGAAGCCTCGGGCGAGCTGACCGACGAACTGGTGTCGGCGCGTGAAGCCGGCGAAACCATGATGGTCACGCCGGACCGCATCCAGTACATGGACGTGGCGCCGTCGCAGATCGTCTCGGTGGCCGCCTCGCTGATCCCGTTCCTCGAGCACGATGACGCGAACCGCGCGTTGATGGGCTCGAACATGCAGCGTCAGGCCGTGCCTTGCCTGCGTCCGGAAAAGCCGGTCGTCGGTACCGGCATCGAGCGCACCTGCGCGGTCGACTCCGGCACCACGGTGCAGGCTGAGCGTGGCGGCGTGGTCGACTACGTCGACGCCGGCCGTATCGTGATTCGCGTGAACGATGACGAAGCCGTGGCCGGTGAGGTTGGCGTCGACATCTACAACCTGATCAAGTACACGCGTTCGAACCAGAACACGAACATCAACCAGCGTCCGATCGTGAAGATGGGCGACAAGGTCTCGCGCGGCGACGTGCTGGCCGACGGCGCCTCGACGGACCTGGGCGAGCTCGCGCTCGGCCAGAACATGCTGATCGCGTTCATGCCGTGGAACGGCTACAACTTCGAGGATTCGATCCTGATCTCGGAGAAGGTGGTGGCCGACGATCGCTACACGTCGATCCACATCGAAGAGCTGAACGTGGTCGCTCGCGACACGAAGCTCGGGCCGGAAGAAATCACGCGCGACATCTCGAACCTGGCGGAAGTCCAGCTCGGCCGTCTCGACGAATCGGGCATCGTCTACATCGGCGCCGAAGTCGAAGCGGGCGACGTGCTGGTCGGCAAGGTCACGCCGAAGGGCGAGACCCAGCTGACGCCGGAAGAGAAGCTGTTGCGCGCGATCTTCGGCGAAAAGGCCTCGGACGTGAAGGACACCTCGCTGCGCGTGCCGTCGGGCATGAGCGGCACGGTGATCGACGTGCAGGTGTTCACGCGCGAAGGCATCGTGCGTGACAAGCGCGCGCAACAGATCATCGACGATGAACTGAAGCGCTATCGCCTCGACCTGAACGATCAGCTGCGCATCGTGGAAGGCGACGCGTTCCAGCGTCTGGCGCGCATGCTCGACGGCAAGGTCGCCAACGGCGGTCCGAAGAAGCTCGCCAAGGGCACCAAGATCGACCAGGCCTACCTGTCGGATCTCGACCACTATCACTGGTTCGACATCCGTCTGGCCGACGAGGAAGCGGCGGCCCAGCTCGAAGCGATCAAGAACTCGATCGAAGAGAAGCGCCACCAGTTCGACCTCGCGTTCGAAGAGAAACGCAAGAAGCTCACGCAGGGCGATGAACTGCCGCCGGGCGTGCTGAAGATGGTCAAGGTGTACCTCGCGGTCAAGCGTCGCCTGCAGCCGGGCGACAAGATGGCGGGTCGCCACGGTAACAAGGGCGTGGTGTCGAAGATCGTTCCGGTCGAAGACATGCCGTACATGGCCGACGGCCGTCCGGCCGACGTCGTGCTGAACCCGCTCGGCGTGCCGTCGCGGATGAACGTGGGTCAGGTGCTCGAAGTGCATCTGGGCTGGGCCGCGAAGGGTCTCGGCTGGCGGATCGGCGAAATGCTGGCGCGCCAGACCAAGATCGAGGAACTGCGCGTGTTCCTGACCAAGATCTACAACGAGTCGGGTCGCGCGGAAGACCTGGACAGCTTCAGCGACGACGAGATCCTCGAACTCGCGCGCAACCTGCGCGAGGGTGTGCCGTTCGCGACGCCGGTGTTCGACGGCGCGACCGAGGAAGAAATGTCGAAGATGCTCGATCTGGCGTTCCCGGACGAGATCGCGCAGCAGCTCGGCATGACGCCGTCGAAGAATCAGGTTCGCCTGTACGACGGCCGCACCGGCGAGGCGTTCGAGCGGACCGTGACGGTCGGCTACATGCACTACCTGAAGCTGCACCACTTGGTCGACGACAAGATGCACGCGCGTTCGACCGGCCCGTACTCGCTCGTCACGCAGCAGCCGCTGGGTGGTAAGGCGCAGTTCGGCGGCCAGCGTTTCGGGGAAATGGAAGTGTGGGCGCTCGAAGCGTACGGCGCATCGTACGTGCTGCAGGAAATGCTGACGGTGAAGTCGGACGACGTGAACGGCCGGACCAAGGTGTACGAGAACCTCGTCAAGGGCGACCACGTGATCGACGCGGGCATGCCGGAATCCTTCAACGTGTTGGTGAAGGAAATCCGCTCGCTCGGTATCGACATCGACCTCGACCGCAACTAA